One part of the Candida albicans SC5314 chromosome R, complete sequence genome encodes these proteins:
- a CDS encoding uncharacterized protein (Ortholog(s) have structural constituent of cytoskeleton activity), with product MNTFSSPPNVIREYNDSTYQSPLNSQFHQSPFLQTQSPDYVSLREEEDDNNDKNLDIMSSCIVDSVIYKSQKIAGPLLSQISNLNIQQALIIRELLFTLLGHEGHYIQYSKRYDPTSQISRIEGPDYKIAKNLDISLKVITKKLVKFGKFYSGLKSFIQVFDNNKFGKIVQKFCSEVRKFLSSYQQVLINVEHEFKFNKNFNLNMLDSLLHQEISNEMTHLYQIGIEISRITEERQKMSQAEIMGNFEPTTLANTSMNGINSEPNLYYGKFDCCKGGLLLQVIQERMVYYKGDPTSLDFLTQLFDIVSSDYIGMLNQWLLEGVINDPFDEFMIREKRVPDSFMEIFQSKSEYYWNELFLIKIDGLLNQFQNSTIQSKILNTGKYLNIFKRCTGLHNFESLKEKLTTITSLAAPDLELKIDEFYHRANKMLMKLLFDGYNFPSVVNIFQRLFLFADSFQIDNFIDSTFSELKRGKLKISVSRLQKQYDDIFKEKIENKVGVRPSVYDVLKKNQKLSVTSESLYKVVEELMEKNSDYLISDNNLRGIFHRVASLRDDSRLTISSTADSATENVKDEPTITSVDLTIPLPFPLNLVLNQQLSYQYEIMFKLLINIKFISKYNSSNWQEMNYSKIWTNSHFNSSVKKWILRCRVLHSRICSFIHELENYIVHDVIEHNFEEIKNLIHTTATNLATSELGSDINDEGDNIFNGSLIRGTFNNNSIFDSKVHKHRTTTYVEGISTVEQLIQKFLDYSSTLLNDSLLTREESLRQLRKMLDFIFHFNNYIVQVKKVLVLLNHELFNEYSKEFPTKFEKPMDQESIDKRFANLSDTFLMQYEKFGENLVTFLATIKQVGERENQGLLELSNRLELCFPE from the coding sequence GCAGACTCAATCACCAGACTATGTCAGCTTACGAGAAGAAGAggatgataataatgataagaATCTAGACATCATGTCATCATGTATAGTAGATTCAGTAATATATAAATCACAAAAAATTGCTGGCCCACTATTGAGTCAAATATCCAATTTGAACATTCAGCAAGCATTGATTATACGAGAACTACTATTCACATTGTTAGGACATGAAGGTCATTACATTCAATATAGTAAACGTTATGATCCAACCTCACAAATCAGCCGAATTGAAGGACCGGACTATAAGATTGCAAAGAACTTGGATATAAGTCTTAAAGTTatcaccaagaaattggtCAAATTTGGAAAGTTTTACAGTGGGTTAAAATCGTTTATTCAagtatttgataataacaaatttgGGAAAATTGTGCAAAAGTTTTGCTCTGAAGTGAGAAAGTTTTTATCGAGTTATCAACAAGTGCTAATAAATGTTGAGCATGAGTTCAAGTTTAATAAgaattttaatttgaatatgtTGGATCTGCTCTTACATCAAGAAATATCGAATGAAATGACTCATTTATATCAAATTGGAATAGAGATTAGTCGGATAACGGAAGAAAGACAGAAAATGTCACAGGCGGAAATCATGGGTAATTTTGAACCAACGACTTTGGCAAACACAAGTATGAATGGGATCAATTCCGAGCCTAATTTGTATTATGGcaaatttgattgttgtaaAGGTGGACTATTACTTCAAGTTATTCAGGAAAGAATGGTTTATTATAAAGGTGATCCTACATCTCTAGATTTTTTAACTCAactttttgatattgttagTTCGGATTATATTGGGATGTTGAATCAGTGGCTTTTGGAAGGTGTAATAAATGATCCGTTTGATGAGTTCATGATTAGAGAAAAACGAGTGCCAGACTCCTTTATGGAAATATTTCAAAGTAAAAGTGAATACTATTGGAACgaattgtttttaattaaaatagATGGATTACTCAATCAATTTCAGAATTCAACCATACAGTCGAAAATTCTCAATACAGGGAAATACttgaatatattcaaaCGATGCACAGGGTTACACAATTTTGAAtcattaaaagaaaaattgacaaCTATAACTAGTTTGGCAGCTCCTGATTTGGAACTTAAGATTGATGAGTTTTATCATAGAGCAAACAAAATGTTGATGAAGTTGCTTTTCGATGGATATAATTTCCCAAGTGTGGTGAACATATTTCAAAGATTATTTCTTTTCGCTGATTCTTTTCAAATCGACAACTTTATTGATAGTACTTTCAGTGAATTGAAACGTGGGAAACTCAAAATCTCAGTTTCCAGACTACAAAAGCAATATGATGATAtattcaaagaaaaaattgaaaataaagttgGAGTACGGCCAAGTGTATACGACgtgttgaagaaaaatcagAAGCTATCGGTAACGTCGGAGTCATTGTATAAAGTGGTTGAGGAATTAATGGAAAAGAACCTGgattatttgatttcagACAACAATTTGCGTGGGATATTTCATCGAGTGGCGTCGTTAAGAGACGACCTGCGACTTACCATACTGAGTACTGCTGATTCTGCAACTGAAAACGTGAAGGATGAACCAACAATAACTAGTGTTGATCTTACTATACCGTTGCCATTCCCATtaaatttggttttgaatcaacaattgTCATACCAATATGAAATAAtgtttaaattattaattaatatcaagtttatttcaaaatataatagTTCCAATTGGCAAGAGATGAATTATTCTAAAATTTGGACAAATTCGCATTTCAACTCGAGTGTGAAAAAATGGATATTGCGTTGCAGAGTATTGCATTCGAGAATTTGCAGTTTTATTCATGAACTTGAAAACTATATAGTGCATGATGTCATTGAACATAATTTTGaggaaatcaaaaatttgattcacACCACGGCTACTAACTTGGCGACAAGTGAACTAGGATCAGACATAAATGATGAAGGTGATAATATATTCAATGGATCTTTGATTCGAGGTAcatttaacaataattcGATCTTTGATTCCAAAGTTCACAAACATAGGACAACAACATACGTGGAAGGTATTTCAACAGTTGaacaattaattcaaaaatttctaGATTATTCAAGTACTTTGTTGAATGATTCGTTGCTTACCCGTGAAGAGTCGTTGCGTCAATTACGTAAAATGTTGGACTTCATTTTCCATTTCAATAATTACATTGTCCAAGTAAAGAAAGTTTTGGTATTGTTGAACCATGAATTGTTCAATGAGTATTCTAAGGAATTCCCTACCAAGTTTGAAAAGCCAATGGATCAAGAGCTGATAGATAAAAGATTTGCAAACTTGAGTGATACTTTTCTAATGCAGTACGAAAAGTTTGGTGAAAATCTTGTTACATTTTTAGCCACCATTAAACAGGTTGGTGAAAGAGAAAACCAAGGATTATTGGAATTAAGTAATAGACTAGAACTTTGTTTCCCAGAATAG
- the PUP2 gene encoding proteasome core particle subunit alpha 5 (Alpha5 subunit of the 20S proteasome; macrophage/pseudohyphal-repressed; regulated by Gcn2p and Gcn4p; protein present in exponential and stationary growth phase yeast cultures), producing the protein MFLTRSEYDRGVSTFSPEGRLFQVEYSLEAIKLGSTAIGISTSEGVILGVEKRVTSSLLESSSIEKIVEIDHHIGCAMSGLTADARSMIDHARVSSLTHNLYYDEDIGVESLTQSVCDLALRFGEGAGGEKRLMSRPFGVALLIAGVDKEKGPQLYHAEPSGTFYRYEAKAIGSGSEGAQAELNNEYHKSLTLKEAELLALKILKQVMEEKLDCKNAQLASVTKDGGFQIYSDEKTDAIIKELNAQATDEDTVIS; encoded by the coding sequence ATGTTTTTAACAAGAAGTGAATATGATCGTGGTGTATCCACTTTTTCACCAGAAGGTAGATTATTTCAAGTTGAATATTCTCTTGAAGCAATTAAATTAGGATCTACTGCCATAGGTATATCAACTAGTGAAGGGGTGATATTAGGAGTTGAAAAAAGAGTCacttcatcattattagaatcttcttctattgaaaaaattgttgaaatagATCATCATATTGGTTGTGCCATGAGTGGGTTGACAGCTGATGCTAGATCAATGATTGATCATGCTCGTGTATCCAGTTTAACTCATAATTTATACtatgatgaagatattgGAGTTGAAAGTTTGACTCAAAGTGTGTGTGATTTGGCCTTACGTTTTGGGGAAGGAGCTGGTGGTGAAAAAAGATTGATGTCTAGACCTTTTGGGGTAGCATTATTAATTGCTGGAGtagataaagaaaaaggtcCCCAATTATATCATGCAGAACCATCAGGTACTTTTTATAGATATGAAGCTAAAGCCATTGGTTCTGGTAGTGAAGGTGCTCAAGCagaattgaataatgaaTATCACAAGTCTTTGACATTGAAAGAAGCTGAATTATTGGctttaaaaatattgaaacaagtgatggaagaaaaattggattGCAAAAATGCTCAATTGGCCAGTGTTACTAAAGATGGTGGGTTCCAAATTTACAGTGATGAAAAAACAGATGCCATAATTAAAGAGTTAAATGCACAAGCTACTGATGAAGATACTGTCATAAGCTAG